In the Myxococcus fulvus genome, one interval contains:
- a CDS encoding cell surface protein encodes MSARASRGFARGTVLALALSLSACGGDESAPTEDDAGPGDSGTDASPSRPADPYADEVVQYLPGPGAGFGQDRFPSIVLGAPVGAGLDSGSLDVLSLGQGGSITLRFTDIAVVDGPGVDLLVFENGFLIAGGPRAFTERGRVSVSDDGVQWYEFPCAPSDATNNYPGCAGVRPVTANPAGGISATDPAVAGGDGFDLATVGLARARYVRIVDAGTNGSAGTSAGFDLDAVAVVNGVSLTAAP; translated from the coding sequence GTGAGCGCGCGCGCCTCCAGGGGATTCGCTCGGGGCACCGTGCTCGCCCTCGCGCTGAGCCTGTCCGCGTGCGGCGGGGACGAGTCCGCTCCCACGGAAGACGACGCGGGGCCCGGTGACTCGGGCACGGACGCGAGCCCCTCGCGGCCCGCGGACCCGTACGCCGACGAGGTGGTGCAGTATCTGCCCGGCCCCGGCGCGGGCTTCGGACAGGACCGCTTCCCGTCCATCGTCCTGGGCGCGCCGGTGGGCGCGGGGTTGGACAGCGGCTCGCTGGATGTCCTTTCGCTGGGGCAGGGCGGCTCCATCACCCTGCGCTTCACGGACATCGCGGTGGTGGATGGCCCGGGCGTGGACCTGCTCGTCTTCGAGAACGGCTTCCTCATCGCCGGAGGCCCGCGCGCCTTCACCGAGCGGGGCCGCGTCTCGGTGAGCGACGACGGCGTGCAGTGGTACGAGTTCCCTTGCGCCCCCTCGGACGCGACGAACAACTACCCGGGCTGCGCGGGCGTGCGTCCCGTCACGGCCAACCCCGCGGGCGGCATCAGCGCCACCGACCCCGCCGTGGCCGGTGGGGACGGGTTCGACCTGGCCACCGTGGGACTCGCCCGGGCGCGCTACGTGCGCATCGTCGACGCGGGCACCAACGGCTCGGCGGGCACGTCCGCGGGGTTCGACCTGGACGCCGTCGCCGTGGTGAACGGCGTGTCGCTGACCGCCGCGCCATGA
- a CDS encoding FHA domain-containing protein, with protein MLHRLSSLMSRLQEDREALLREVGWPVLVWDSMPSRPRSVAQVEPPTLKVPIPSRVVEPVVFELCPRFPGRGPEVMVGRSPECDIVLPEATVSRQHARFRPEPHTEVWSVTDLESHGGTFVEGVLIVPGRSTPLFSQASLRLGGAQVVFLQASAFESYARACEVSSRVRLTRW; from the coding sequence GTGCTCCACCGTCTGTCCTCGCTGATGTCCCGGCTCCAGGAGGACCGCGAGGCCCTGCTGCGGGAGGTCGGGTGGCCCGTGTTGGTGTGGGACTCCATGCCGAGCCGCCCTCGCTCCGTGGCGCAGGTGGAGCCGCCGACGCTGAAGGTGCCGATTCCATCCCGAGTCGTGGAGCCCGTGGTGTTCGAGCTGTGTCCGCGCTTCCCCGGCCGAGGGCCCGAGGTGATGGTGGGCCGCAGCCCCGAGTGCGACATCGTCCTGCCCGAGGCCACCGTGTCGCGGCAGCACGCGCGCTTCCGTCCGGAACCGCACACCGAGGTGTGGAGCGTGACGGACCTGGAGAGCCACGGCGGCACCTTCGTGGAGGGGGTGTTGATTGTGCCGGGGCGCTCGACGCCGCTGTTCAGCCAGGCCTCGCTGCGACTGGGGGGCGCGCAGGTGGTGTTCCTGCAGGCGAGCGCCTTCGAGTCCTACGCGCGCGCGTGCGAGGTGTCGTCCCGGGTGCGCTTGACGCGCTGGTAG
- a CDS encoding FHA domain-containing protein — MWQIIINGPGYFDTSYDLPEGVTSLGRADENDIVLGGDLVSRRHARLYVEADILRIEDLGSRNGSRVNGAPLQGSRQLSPGDSVALGENTLAVRQPNTVENAATEMVDLGAGGVVRFGHGQDVGPSVLLAKSVRDADVLRLLDNVGPVPFEDFNQQAASPVAPASPRVAQETLVLMFRTAEALSTATTLSTFLDLTMDRLLERTDATTAVVLLKHSTGALVPAAVRHRGRLAKGEVPVSDAIVDEALRQGRALAVGDVRDDRRFAARESVILYGVASVLCIPIGSEAPYQGVLYVNTSAKGDGLEPMLDACSAVAHLVATGVQKFSPRDGGATQERLRRSLERFHPPDVAERRATEAQRQGGRLPGLEERTLTVLHVELVGFPALASRIGGAKATSLLSDFHSRATGIVFSFEATVESFIGESLRALFGVPYVKGEDSVRAVRAALALRSDWERAMSRRPVDERCSLRMALHTTRALVGMIGNEVRPDYTAVGEGMSVATWLAATGNPGQVLISGKVLAAVAARFDVMPLGERLVRPPKEKVAAFEVLDEDVGVLTNPGLR; from the coding sequence ATGTGGCAGATCATCATCAACGGGCCCGGCTACTTCGACACGTCCTATGACTTGCCCGAGGGCGTGACGAGCCTGGGCCGCGCCGACGAGAACGACATCGTGCTGGGCGGAGACCTGGTCTCCCGCCGGCACGCGCGCCTCTACGTGGAGGCGGACATCCTGCGCATCGAGGACCTGGGCAGCCGCAACGGCAGCCGCGTCAACGGCGCGCCCCTGCAGGGCTCCCGGCAGCTGTCCCCCGGCGACTCCGTGGCGCTGGGTGAGAACACGCTCGCGGTGCGCCAGCCCAACACCGTGGAGAACGCCGCCACGGAGATGGTGGACCTGGGCGCCGGCGGCGTCGTGCGCTTCGGCCACGGGCAGGACGTGGGCCCGTCGGTGTTGCTCGCCAAGAGCGTGCGGGACGCGGACGTGCTGCGGCTGCTCGACAACGTGGGGCCGGTGCCCTTCGAGGACTTCAACCAGCAGGCCGCCTCGCCCGTCGCTCCGGCCAGCCCCCGCGTGGCGCAGGAGACGCTGGTGCTGATGTTCCGCACCGCGGAGGCGCTCTCCACCGCCACCACGCTGTCCACCTTCCTGGACCTGACGATGGACCGGCTCCTGGAGCGCACCGACGCCACCACGGCGGTGGTGCTGCTCAAGCACTCCACGGGGGCGCTCGTGCCCGCGGCGGTGCGCCACCGGGGACGGCTGGCCAAGGGCGAGGTGCCGGTGTCCGACGCCATCGTCGACGAGGCGCTGCGTCAGGGCCGCGCGCTCGCGGTGGGCGACGTGCGCGACGACCGCCGCTTCGCCGCGCGCGAGAGCGTCATCCTCTACGGCGTGGCCAGCGTGCTGTGCATCCCCATCGGCTCCGAGGCCCCGTACCAGGGCGTGCTCTACGTCAACACCTCCGCCAAGGGGGACGGGCTGGAGCCCATGCTGGACGCGTGCTCGGCGGTGGCGCACCTGGTGGCCACCGGCGTGCAGAAGTTCTCCCCGCGCGACGGCGGCGCCACGCAGGAGCGGCTGCGCCGCTCGCTGGAGCGCTTCCACCCGCCCGACGTCGCCGAGCGCCGCGCCACCGAGGCCCAGCGCCAGGGTGGCCGGCTGCCGGGCCTGGAGGAGCGCACCCTCACCGTGCTGCACGTGGAGCTGGTGGGCTTCCCCGCCCTGGCCTCGCGCATCGGCGGGGCCAAGGCGACCAGCCTGCTGAGCGACTTCCACTCGCGCGCCACCGGCATCGTGTTCAGCTTCGAGGCCACCGTGGAGTCCTTCATCGGCGAGTCCCTGCGGGCCCTGTTCGGCGTGCCGTACGTGAAGGGCGAGGACTCCGTGCGGGCGGTGCGGGCGGCGCTGGCCCTGCGCTCGGACTGGGAGCGGGCGATGAGCCGCCGGCCCGTGGACGAGCGCTGCTCGCTGCGGATGGCCCTGCACACCACGCGCGCCCTGGTGGGGATGATCGGCAACGAGGTCCGCCCCGACTACACCGCCGTGGGCGAGGGCATGTCCGTGGCCACCTGGCTGGCGGCCACGGGCAACCCCGGGCAGGTGTTGATTTCCGGTAAGGTGCTGGCGGCCGTGGCGGCCCGCTTCGACGTGATGCCCCTGGGGGAGCGGCTGGTGCGCCCCCCCAAGGAGAAGGTGGCCGCCTTCGAGGTCCTGGACGAGGACGTCGGGGTGTTGACCAACCCCGGCCTGCGATGA
- a CDS encoding TonB-dependent receptor plug domain-containing protein translates to MRRTFLAGHLVCLALSLSSGARAQATDDVVVPATVVRGKAPPPPDSPERRDPTGAITVIDASEHAGEARDTAELLVGSVGLAVQDSGGYGQSKSLVVRGAASNGVLVFLDGIPLNGAGGMADLSQVPAALVERLEVLRGGAGARYGSGGLGGAVNIVTRAPSSHVRASGEVVYGSWNTALGHVAITGPLLDGNALVLLHAGRSDGDFAYELDELPAVPDNPVTAEARARNDAKGGGVLLRYRRRLPGGSRLDVLSELSLEDRAIPGTVQNPQSAGRQDLDRLSLGVRWSGTQASARGFFRRDGLEVTGGLLGAGGPQRHVVGGVEVEGRTLLGGGHALTATVASSGEQVTQAKGAQSASWWRGSAMVMDEWALVADVLSVVPSLRFERVGPYWLFSPKVGAWLSLGGGVGLRANAGQSHRAPSFLELYIRQGTLLPNPGLRPERALYADAAVVWDSQATVAGASRWSVTAGGFAALYEDLIAYELYPPMMARPYNFDAARVWGAELEAEARLFSWLSASGGYTWLRTQNRFGDPRYFNQDLPNRPRHKWVGRVRAGPEWLNARTEVLYQASQFVNRTGTRSLPSRTLWSVGASSTFLHKPEVTLSVEVKNLLDARVQDFTGFPLPGRAAYATLAVSLEPTPSAPEGSNAPRAP, encoded by the coding sequence ATGCGGCGCACCTTCCTCGCCGGGCACCTGGTGTGTCTGGCGCTCAGCCTGTCTTCCGGAGCGCGCGCGCAGGCGACGGACGACGTCGTCGTGCCCGCGACGGTGGTGCGAGGCAAGGCGCCGCCGCCTCCCGACTCCCCCGAGCGTCGCGACCCCACGGGCGCCATCACCGTCATCGACGCCAGCGAGCATGCGGGCGAGGCGCGGGACACGGCGGAGCTGCTGGTGGGCTCGGTGGGGCTCGCGGTGCAGGACTCCGGCGGCTACGGGCAGAGCAAGAGCCTGGTGGTGCGCGGCGCGGCGTCGAACGGGGTGCTGGTGTTCCTGGATGGAATCCCGCTCAACGGCGCGGGCGGCATGGCGGACCTGTCGCAGGTGCCGGCCGCGTTGGTGGAGCGGCTGGAGGTGCTGCGCGGGGGCGCGGGGGCTCGCTATGGCTCCGGAGGGCTCGGCGGCGCGGTGAACATCGTCACGCGCGCGCCGTCGTCGCACGTGCGGGCCAGTGGGGAAGTGGTCTACGGGAGCTGGAACACGGCGCTGGGGCACGTGGCCATCACCGGGCCCTTGTTGGATGGGAACGCGCTGGTGCTGCTGCACGCGGGGCGCTCGGATGGGGACTTCGCGTACGAGCTGGATGAGCTGCCCGCGGTGCCGGACAACCCCGTCACGGCGGAGGCGCGCGCTCGCAACGACGCGAAGGGTGGAGGCGTGCTGCTGCGGTATCGGCGGCGGCTCCCAGGGGGCTCGCGGCTGGATGTGCTGTCCGAGCTGTCGCTGGAGGACCGCGCGATTCCGGGCACGGTGCAGAACCCCCAGTCCGCGGGGCGGCAGGATTTGGACCGGCTGTCGTTGGGTGTGCGGTGGTCGGGGACGCAGGCGAGCGCGAGGGGCTTCTTCCGTCGCGATGGCCTGGAGGTGACGGGGGGGCTCTTGGGCGCGGGCGGGCCGCAGCGACATGTCGTGGGTGGGGTGGAGGTGGAGGGCCGGACGTTGCTCGGAGGCGGGCACGCGCTGACGGCCACGGTGGCGTCGTCGGGCGAGCAGGTCACCCAGGCGAAGGGCGCGCAGTCCGCGAGCTGGTGGCGTGGCAGCGCGATGGTGATGGACGAGTGGGCGCTGGTGGCTGACGTGTTGAGCGTCGTGCCTTCGCTGCGGTTCGAGCGGGTGGGGCCCTACTGGCTGTTCTCTCCGAAGGTCGGCGCGTGGCTGTCGTTGGGTGGAGGCGTGGGGCTTCGGGCGAACGCGGGACAGTCGCATCGCGCGCCGTCGTTCCTGGAGCTGTACATCCGGCAGGGGACGTTGCTGCCCAACCCGGGGTTGAGGCCCGAGCGGGCGCTCTACGCGGACGCGGCGGTGGTCTGGGATTCCCAGGCGACGGTGGCGGGGGCCTCACGGTGGAGCGTGACGGCGGGCGGCTTCGCGGCGCTGTACGAGGACCTCATCGCGTACGAGCTGTACCCGCCGATGATGGCGCGCCCTTACAACTTCGACGCCGCGCGCGTGTGGGGTGCGGAGCTGGAGGCGGAGGCGCGGCTGTTCTCGTGGCTGTCGGCGAGCGGTGGCTACACGTGGCTGCGCACGCAGAACCGATTCGGAGACCCGCGCTACTTCAACCAGGACCTGCCCAATCGCCCGCGACACAAGTGGGTGGGGCGCGTGCGCGCGGGACCCGAGTGGCTCAACGCGCGCACCGAGGTGCTGTATCAGGCGTCGCAGTTCGTCAATCGCACGGGCACGCGCTCCTTGCCCTCGCGCACGCTGTGGAGCGTGGGGGCGTCGAGCACCTTCCTGCACAAGCCCGAGGTGACACTGTCGGTCGAGGTGAAGAACCTCCTCGACGCGCGGGTGCAGGACTTCACCGGCTTCCCACTGCCAGGTCGCGCGGCCTACGCGACGCTCGCGGTGTCGCTCGAGCCGACTCCTTCCGCTCCCGAGGGCTCGAATGCACCACGTGCTCCGTGA
- a CDS encoding MXAN_6577-like cysteine-rich protein translates to MLHFVEPRWLTLSLLCVVALVLTGCPDEGVVCTSGLVVCDDTCVDTRGDTAHCGACGTTCSTGEVCQDGACGCRAGTESCGGACVDTATDVSHCGACGSACAAGQVCESSTCREGCSEGLLRCSGACVDGQTDALHCGACGNVCPDAQSCRAGRCTYDVVAACFTNGQLVGLQAGTDQLGPRREFGAGIQALASWDGFVLGADMTNGKLLQAPGGSLGALVEEDSLGVVSGSPNDILVDPPHVYVIDSVNNTLQVLRRDGVAHGNGLGLRTVGQLNLGPNTSPQALARFGDLLYIPLFGTGSSNFQHGNAVARVDISDPTQPRKVDTLSLTGLDLKPFDSSGSMPLPFSVTATRTHVYVALTNLNPANDYRPNGPGMLARIDPATGAVSAIDLGKERCLNAGYVEAVGDQLVVACIGEAIYDTANGYIATSVRSTGLVLVKNDVPVASYALNPGCQPGAPGCMLSVASRFAVSKGAVYLADTNAGRVFVVEVGDGTLTERRGYSTPTAKGPALEACPVDPRRPVSNAIDVTALH, encoded by the coding sequence ATGCTTCATTTCGTAGAGCCCAGGTGGCTCACCCTGTCGCTGCTCTGTGTCGTTGCTCTCGTGCTCACGGGCTGTCCCGACGAGGGCGTGGTCTGCACCTCCGGCCTCGTCGTCTGTGACGACACCTGCGTGGACACGCGCGGCGATACCGCGCACTGCGGCGCCTGTGGCACCACGTGCTCCACGGGCGAGGTCTGTCAGGATGGCGCCTGTGGTTGCCGCGCGGGCACCGAGTCTTGTGGCGGCGCCTGCGTGGACACCGCGACGGATGTCTCGCACTGCGGCGCGTGTGGCTCGGCCTGTGCCGCCGGACAGGTCTGCGAGTCCAGCACCTGTCGCGAGGGCTGCTCCGAAGGGCTGCTGCGCTGCTCCGGTGCGTGCGTGGATGGCCAGACGGATGCGCTCCACTGCGGCGCCTGCGGCAACGTGTGCCCCGATGCGCAGTCCTGCCGCGCTGGCCGGTGCACCTACGACGTCGTGGCCGCGTGCTTCACCAACGGACAGCTCGTGGGCCTCCAGGCGGGGACGGACCAGCTCGGACCTCGCCGTGAGTTCGGCGCCGGCATCCAGGCGCTCGCGTCCTGGGACGGCTTCGTGCTCGGCGCGGACATGACCAACGGCAAGCTGCTCCAGGCCCCGGGCGGCAGTCTGGGCGCGCTCGTCGAGGAGGACTCACTGGGCGTCGTGTCCGGCTCCCCCAATGACATCCTCGTGGACCCGCCCCACGTGTACGTCATCGACTCGGTGAACAACACGCTCCAGGTGCTCCGCCGCGACGGCGTGGCCCATGGCAACGGCCTGGGCCTGCGCACCGTGGGGCAGTTGAACCTCGGTCCGAACACCAGCCCCCAGGCACTCGCGCGTTTTGGCGACCTGCTCTACATCCCGCTCTTCGGCACCGGCAGCTCCAACTTCCAGCACGGCAACGCCGTCGCTCGCGTCGACATCTCCGACCCCACGCAGCCCCGCAAGGTGGACACGCTGTCGCTCACGGGCCTGGACCTCAAGCCCTTCGACAGCAGCGGCTCCATGCCCCTGCCGTTCTCGGTGACGGCGACGCGCACCCACGTGTACGTGGCCCTCACCAACCTCAACCCCGCCAATGACTACCGCCCCAACGGGCCTGGCATGCTCGCGCGCATCGACCCCGCCACCGGCGCCGTCAGCGCCATCGACCTGGGAAAGGAGCGCTGCCTCAACGCGGGCTACGTGGAAGCCGTCGGTGACCAGCTCGTGGTCGCCTGCATCGGTGAGGCCATCTACGACACGGCCAACGGCTACATCGCCACGTCCGTTCGCTCCACGGGCCTGGTGTTGGTGAAGAACGACGTCCCCGTGGCCTCCTACGCGCTGAATCCCGGCTGTCAGCCCGGCGCACCGGGTTGCATGCTGTCCGTGGCCAGCCGCTTCGCTGTGTCCAAAGGCGCGGTGTACCTGGCGGACACCAACGCGGGCCGCGTCTTCGTCGTGGAGGTCGGTGATGGCACCCTCACCGAGCGCAGGGGCTACTCCACGCCCACCGCGAAGGGCCCCGCGCTGGAGGCGTGCCCGGTGGACCCTCGGCGCCCCGTGTCCAACGCCATCGACGTCACCGCGCTCCATTGA
- a CDS encoding tetratricopeptide repeat protein has product MSRLVDEDGPNELLAPLDDGSGPARRLSRQKSAALVQAALLAAMDAPSPPPRRRHRPHWWMGGALLVVGAAAVATWQLWRRQEPPAPEDTAVIAPSPPMMPRAEPVVPVPSVPEAVARERSVPPMPEVAAPQLPDAVAPEPIAPVKPRMSAPSAAPAPEDLLRRANAHRATGQWKAAEALYLRVIRAEPQGMSAYVARVASGALRLEHLGDARGALRQYQEALKGWPGGLLEEEASHGVTEALRALGDRDGEVRALEAFLARHPDSPHAVSARKRLQEVSGR; this is encoded by the coding sequence ATGAGTCGGCTCGTGGATGAGGACGGGCCGAACGAGCTGCTCGCGCCGTTGGATGACGGCTCTGGACCCGCGCGCCGGCTGTCGCGGCAGAAGTCCGCCGCGCTGGTGCAGGCCGCGCTCCTGGCCGCCATGGACGCGCCGTCGCCGCCGCCGCGTCGTCGACATCGGCCGCACTGGTGGATGGGCGGGGCCCTGCTCGTGGTGGGCGCCGCCGCGGTCGCGACCTGGCAGCTCTGGCGTCGCCAGGAGCCTCCTGCTCCGGAGGACACCGCGGTCATCGCTCCCTCGCCGCCGATGATGCCCCGCGCCGAGCCCGTCGTGCCCGTGCCGTCGGTGCCCGAGGCGGTCGCGCGTGAGCGGTCCGTGCCTCCGATGCCCGAGGTGGCCGCTCCGCAGTTGCCCGATGCGGTCGCTCCGGAGCCCATCGCTCCGGTGAAGCCCCGGATGAGCGCGCCGTCCGCCGCGCCCGCGCCGGAGGACCTGCTGCGCCGGGCCAACGCGCATCGGGCCACCGGGCAGTGGAAGGCGGCCGAGGCGCTCTACCTGCGCGTCATCCGTGCCGAGCCCCAGGGCATGTCCGCGTACGTCGCGCGCGTGGCCTCGGGCGCGTTGAGGCTGGAGCACCTGGGCGATGCGCGCGGGGCGCTGCGCCAGTACCAGGAGGCCCTGAAGGGCTGGCCCGGGGGCCTGTTGGAAGAAGAGGCGAGCCACGGCGTCACCGAGGCGCTGCGCGCGCTGGGTGACCGGGACGGCGAGGTGCGCGCGTTGGAGGCGTTCCTCGCGCGCCACCCCGATTCGCCCCATGCCGTATCGGCCCGGAAGCGGCTGCAGGAGGTCTCAGGTCGATGA
- a CDS encoding DUF7305 domain-containing protein, which yields MSRANVSPWKSGTKVLCVLGLVGAWSACEVKDPVAFIDTPRNDAGPVASSDGGPTTGEGEEPADDHTAFCASTGPLLLVGDSLTGAKVCSGHLAERAFRYALCSCERLAFSASLTTDAFRSSLGKYVPGGKGGAVATNGGVAANDTLTIGGGLSAGGADGILLGRGLSVGGGLYSGGPLSGNVSAQVTGDAWVRGDVGLASLSVAGKLAVPAERSMSGTVTAAEVLREPVDSVSPCACGDTASVVDIQGLIANHARENHNEVIGLEPSALQGFTGERTLELPCGRFFLTGIEGQGRLNLVVRERTALFVRDSVVIGERLSVEVVPPGELDLFVGGDMTVAGQLLLGSVDAPARVRVYSAGTGTLGISAGSVLAGNLYAPGATLTLSGNAEVFGSVFVRHIESSGTLALHYDSDILSLASACGTVE from the coding sequence ATGAGTCGCGCCAACGTGTCGCCGTGGAAGTCCGGGACGAAGGTCCTCTGCGTGCTGGGGCTGGTGGGCGCCTGGAGCGCGTGCGAGGTGAAGGACCCGGTGGCCTTCATCGACACGCCCCGCAACGACGCGGGGCCGGTGGCCTCGTCGGACGGTGGGCCGACGACGGGCGAGGGCGAGGAGCCCGCCGATGACCACACCGCCTTCTGCGCGTCCACGGGGCCGCTGCTGCTGGTGGGCGACAGCCTCACGGGCGCGAAGGTGTGCAGCGGGCACCTGGCCGAGCGGGCCTTCCGCTACGCGCTGTGCTCGTGCGAGCGGCTGGCCTTCAGCGCGTCGCTCACCACGGATGCGTTCAGGAGCTCGCTGGGCAAGTACGTGCCGGGCGGCAAGGGCGGCGCGGTGGCGACCAACGGCGGCGTCGCGGCCAACGACACGCTGACGATTGGCGGCGGGCTGAGCGCGGGCGGCGCGGACGGCATCCTGCTGGGGCGCGGCCTGTCGGTGGGAGGCGGGCTGTACAGCGGTGGTCCGCTCAGCGGCAACGTGTCCGCGCAGGTGACGGGGGACGCGTGGGTGCGCGGTGACGTGGGGCTCGCGTCGCTGAGCGTGGCGGGCAAGCTGGCGGTGCCCGCGGAGCGCAGCATGTCCGGCACGGTGACGGCCGCCGAGGTGCTGCGCGAGCCGGTGGACTCGGTGTCGCCGTGCGCGTGCGGGGACACCGCGTCGGTGGTGGACATCCAGGGTCTCATCGCCAACCACGCCCGCGAGAACCACAACGAAGTCATCGGCCTGGAGCCCTCGGCGCTGCAGGGCTTCACCGGCGAGCGCACGCTGGAGCTGCCGTGCGGGCGCTTCTTCCTGACGGGCATCGAGGGTCAGGGCCGCCTGAACCTCGTGGTGCGCGAGCGCACCGCGCTCTTCGTGCGGGACAGCGTCGTCATCGGCGAGCGGCTCTCGGTGGAGGTGGTGCCGCCGGGGGAGCTGGATTTGTTCGTGGGCGGCGACATGACGGTGGCCGGACAGCTCCTGCTGGGGTCCGTGGACGCGCCGGCGAGGGTGCGCGTGTACTCCGCGGGGACGGGGACGCTGGGCATCTCCGCGGGCAGCGTGCTCGCGGGAAACCTCTACGCGCCCGGCGCCACGCTGACGCTCAGCGGCAACGCGGAGGTGTTCGGCTCCGTCTTCGTGCGCCACATCGAGTCGTCCGGCACGCTGGCGCTGCACTACGACTCCGACATCCTCTCGCTGGCGAGCGCCTGCGGAACCGTGGAGTGA
- a CDS encoding ubiquinol-cytochrome c reductase iron-sulfur subunit, whose protein sequence is MTDLDRRAALLTLARGGCALATLGVGCGGEWREAVVLDLPPEGASCPDLPQPGSAAEGWVEVRLQEHPGLESPGGHARVHAPEALLDVLLVHTTPGCFVALWRICTHGDCGVDWRPQEGVVECPCHGSRFALDGAVLQGPARRPLAVFTAVRQGASVFIHRPR, encoded by the coding sequence ATGACGGACCTGGACCGCCGCGCCGCGCTCCTCACGCTGGCCCGGGGCGGCTGTGCCCTGGCCACGCTGGGCGTGGGGTGCGGCGGCGAGTGGCGGGAGGCCGTCGTCCTGGACCTCCCGCCCGAGGGCGCCTCCTGCCCCGACCTCCCCCAGCCCGGCTCCGCCGCCGAGGGCTGGGTGGAGGTGCGGCTCCAGGAGCATCCGGGCCTCGAGTCCCCCGGAGGCCACGCCCGGGTGCACGCACCCGAGGCCCTGCTGGACGTGCTGCTCGTGCACACGACGCCCGGGTGCTTCGTGGCGCTGTGGCGCATCTGCACGCACGGCGACTGTGGCGTGGACTGGCGGCCCCAGGAGGGCGTGGTGGAGTGCCCCTGTCACGGCTCGCGCTTCGCCCTGGATGGCGCCGTCCTCCAGGGCCCGGCCCGGCGTCCGCTGGCGGTGTTCACCGCGGTGCGGCAAGGCGCGTCCGTCTTCATCCACCGGCCGCGCTGA
- a CDS encoding RNA polymerase sigma factor: MTSTGPEAIGRARPGVDPRIQAAIQGRKEAAESLLLELLPRVRNLVRYLVHGDGDVEDIAQESLIALLRGLPSYRGEGQFHSWADRVVARTTFAWLRRLRGTEARRGEEPAELMAVPSEDAPPDEYVHRRRMVMLLDRIPDEQRHAMVLHHVLGMSVPEVSDELGIPFETIRSRLRLGRTALRALATDAGGAPEGGAA, translated from the coding sequence ATGACGAGCACGGGTCCGGAAGCCATCGGCAGGGCAAGACCTGGAGTGGACCCGCGCATCCAGGCGGCCATCCAGGGGCGGAAGGAGGCCGCCGAGTCCTTGCTGCTGGAGCTCTTGCCCCGGGTGCGCAACCTGGTGCGCTACCTGGTGCACGGCGATGGGGACGTGGAGGACATCGCCCAGGAGTCGCTCATCGCGCTGCTCCGGGGGCTGCCCTCGTACCGGGGAGAGGGGCAGTTCCACTCGTGGGCGGACCGGGTGGTAGCGAGGACCACGTTCGCGTGGCTCCGGCGCCTCCGGGGCACCGAGGCCCGCCGCGGCGAGGAGCCGGCGGAGCTGATGGCGGTGCCGTCCGAGGACGCGCCGCCGGACGAGTACGTCCACCGCCGGCGCATGGTGATGTTGCTGGACCGTATCCCCGACGAGCAGCGGCATGCGATGGTGCTGCACCATGTGCTCGGCATGAGCGTGCCGGAGGTGTCGGACGAGCTGGGGATTCCCTTCGAGACGATTCGCAGCCGCCTGCGGCTGGGTCGCACGGCGTTGCGCGCGCTGGCCACGGACGCGGGTGGCGCTCCGGAGGGAGGTGCGGCATGA